The Thomasclavelia ramosa DSM 1402 genome includes a region encoding these proteins:
- a CDS encoding glycosyltransferase family 2 protein, which produces MDKKVTIIIPVYNAGANIEHCIQSILKQTSRDFKVLLINDGSTDDSLIRITEYANRYPDIFKVLTHENMGVVETRHRGIKEADTEYIMFMDNDDFIDNDYVEVLLNEIEKTDSDIVITGYRRANFDKVLFTIPAYDDEWTKYRITAPWARIFRRNFLVENNVRFLKTYIGEDTYFNMNAYLYTNKIHGLDYVGYNWYYNDESVSNVKQRGLKPECDVLVVLNEIDKLYKEKDEYLNYFVTRHIIWYLLFSGVDATPQRFMEEYKRLFEWLKNQGYKLSIPFYSKKIKSEPFKNRLIISIFNFLSKIGLVSIFTKIYCKGK; this is translated from the coding sequence GTAGAGATTTTAAAGTGCTACTAATTAATGACGGCTCAACTGACGATTCATTAATAAGAATAACTGAGTATGCTAATCGTTATCCAGATATTTTTAAAGTTTTAACTCATGAAAATATGGGAGTGGTTGAAACTAGACATCGTGGAATTAAAGAAGCTGATACTGAATACATCATGTTTATGGATAATGATGATTTTATAGATAATGATTATGTTGAAGTTCTTTTAAATGAGATTGAAAAAACTGATAGTGATATTGTAATAACGGGGTATCGTCGAGCTAACTTTGATAAAGTTTTATTTACTATTCCTGCATATGATGATGAATGGACTAAATACCGAATTACAGCACCATGGGCAAGAATATTTAGAAGAAATTTTTTAGTAGAAAATAATGTTAGGTTTTTAAAGACCTATATTGGAGAAGATACGTATTTTAATATGAATGCATATTTATATACTAATAAAATTCATGGTCTGGATTATGTTGGTTATAATTGGTATTATAACGATGAAAGTGTATCAAACGTCAAGCAACGTGGTTTAAAACCAGAATGTGATGTCCTAGTTGTTCTAAATGAGATTGATAAGCTATATAAAGAAAAAGATGAATATTTGAATTATTTTGTAACAAGACATATCATATGGTATTTATTATTTTCTGGTGTTGATGCGACACCACAAAGATTCATGGAAGAATATAAGCGTTTATTTGAATGGCTAAAGAATCAAGGATATAAACTTTCTATACCATTTTATTCTAAAAAGATAAAAAGCGAACCATTTAAAAACAGATTAATTATAAGCATATTTAACTTTTTATCTAAAATTGGATTAGTAAGTATATTTACTAAAATATATTGTAAAGGTAAATAA
- a CDS encoding glycosyltransferase, with protein sequence MKEYNINDLYVVIVVYNTSCQDSISYNRAKDSSVKIIVCDNSTSDYGNEEIVKNDGNIYINMGGNNGLSKAYNAAIQVINKDNRYICLFDDDTDMGKKYFDKVLSYINMSNADILLPVVKTSTRILSPCQFKKKRCVEVKNLEELINKPISAINSGMVIKSEIYKDYKYNENIFLDYLDHDFMREMNRVKKNILVMNDNVLKQDFSMESNSLEASYKRLCILNHDLKEYYKEDYIMYLYQILAYKLVMIKKYKSLKFLVLKKFR encoded by the coding sequence TTGAAAGAATATAATATTAATGATTTATATGTGGTTATAGTTGTGTACAATACATCCTGTCAAGATTCCATTAGCTACAATAGAGCAAAGGATAGTAGTGTAAAAATCATTGTATGTGATAATAGTACTAGTGATTATGGCAATGAAGAAATAGTAAAGAATGATGGGAATATTTATATAAATATGGGTGGTAATAATGGCTTGAGTAAAGCATATAATGCAGCTATTCAAGTAATAAACAAGGATAACCGATATATTTGTTTGTTTGATGATGATACTGATATGGGTAAGAAATATTTTGATAAAGTTCTTTCTTATATAAATATGTCAAATGCAGATATTCTCTTACCGGTAGTTAAAACAAGTACTAGAATTTTATCGCCATGTCAATTTAAGAAAAAAAGGTGTGTAGAGGTTAAAAATTTAGAAGAGCTAATTAATAAACCTATTTCAGCAATTAATAGTGGAATGGTTATAAAGAGTGAAATCTATAAAGATTATAAATATAATGAAAATATATTTTTAGATTATTTAGATCATGATTTTATGAGAGAAATGAATAGGGTTAAAAAGAATATACTCGTTATGAATGATAATGTTTTAAAACAAGATTTTTCAATGGAGTCAAATAGTCTAGAAGCTTCCTATAAGAGATTATGTATACTCAATCATGATTTAAAAGAGTATTATAAGGAAGACTATATAATGTATCTGTATCAAATATTAGCTTATAAACTGGTAATGATAAAGAAATATAAATCATTAAAATTTCTTGTACTAAAAAAATTTAGATAA
- the glf gene encoding UDP-galactopyranose mutase, which translates to MEKYDYLVVGSGLFGSIFAYEANKKGKKCLVIDKRNHVGGNIYTENIEGINVHKYGAHIFHTSNKEVWDYINQFAIFNRYTNSPVAFYKDEVYNMPFNMNTFSRLWNIKTPKEAKEIIEKQKKESGIIEPCNLEEQAISLVGKDIYEKLVKGYTQKQWGRECTDLPAFIIKRLPVRFTYDNNYFNDLYQGIPMGGYTKIIEKMLDGIDVRLNCDYFKNKEELDGLANKILFTGMIDQFYDYKFGTLEYRSLKFETEVLDEENYQGNAVVNYTEYEIPYTRIIEHKHFEYGTQTKTVITREYPANWSKGDEPYYPMNDDKNNALYGKYEQLAKQESNIIFGGRLGQYKYYDMHNVIAEALKCVAKELGD; encoded by the coding sequence ATGGAAAAGTATGATTATTTAGTAGTTGGATCAGGATTATTTGGTTCAATATTTGCTTATGAAGCAAATAAAAAAGGAAAAAAGTGTTTAGTTATTGATAAGAGGAATCATGTAGGTGGAAATATATATACTGAAAATATAGAGGGGATTAATGTTCATAAATATGGTGCTCACATATTTCATACTTCTAATAAAGAAGTATGGGATTATATAAATCAATTTGCAATATTTAATCGTTATACAAATTCACCAGTAGCTTTTTATAAAGATGAAGTATATAATATGCCTTTTAATATGAATACATTTTCAAGGTTATGGAATATAAAGACACCAAAAGAAGCTAAAGAAATTATTGAAAAACAAAAGAAAGAATCAGGTATTATTGAACCATGCAATCTAGAAGAACAGGCGATATCGTTAGTTGGTAAAGATATCTATGAAAAATTAGTCAAAGGTTATACACAGAAACAGTGGGGACGAGAGTGTACAGATTTACCAGCTTTTATTATTAAAAGATTACCAGTTAGATTTACTTATGATAATAATTACTTTAACGATTTATATCAAGGAATACCTATGGGTGGATATACTAAAATTATTGAAAAGATGCTGGATGGAATTGATGTTAGACTAAATTGTGATTATTTTAAAAATAAGGAAGAATTAGATGGTTTAGCAAATAAAATTTTGTTTACAGGTATGATAGATCAGTTTTATGATTATAAATTTGGTACTTTAGAATACCGTAGTTTAAAATTTGAAACAGAAGTACTTGATGAAGAAAATTATCAAGGTAATGCAGTGGTAAACTATACTGAATATGAAATACCATATACTAGAATTATTGAACATAAGCACTTTGAATATGGTACACAAACTAAGACGGTTATTACAAGAGAATATCCAGCTAACTGGAGTAAAGGTGATGAGCCCTATTATCCTATGAATGACGATAAGAATAATGCTCTATATGGAAAGTATGAGCAGTTAGCAAAACAAGAAAGTAATATAATATTTGGAGGACGATTAGGACAATATAAATATTACGATATGCATAATGTTATAGCAGAAGCACTCAAATGTGTGGCTAAAGAACTAGGTGATTAG
- a CDS encoding flippase has translation MNKVIKNYLYNLSYQLLLIVLPIITTPYVSRVLGAEAIGTYAYTNSITQYFILFGCIGLNLYGQREIAYRQNNIGERNRVFCELVFLRTVTIIISLIVFYITFAREGQYAYIFIIQIMDIIASIFDVSWFFQGMEDFKKTVLRNFLARIVCVSLIFMFVKSSADLPLYVLFYSITLLLGNISMWFYIPKYIKRNDVKNLNIQRHIKPAVMLFLPQIASSLYTLLDKTMIGLITDNNSEVAYYEQSQIIIKTVLTLLTSLSTAMMPRIANLFATDDMETVKNYMTMSIKFILMFSFPFVLGIIGIAPGFVPWFYGNGFEKVIPNLMLISPIIIFIGLSAVTGTQYLLALGRQREYTFSIIAAAIINLILNLILIPQFSSLGAAIATSFAELVALLTQIWFIRKDFNIFSILKQGFRYLVFSLIMFVVVFGISNFLSMSIVSTLIEIFVGGIIYLLLLIIAKDTIFNGVRAKLAERRK, from the coding sequence ATGAATAAGGTTATAAAAAATTATCTTTATAATTTAAGCTATCAATTATTATTAATTGTTTTACCTATTATTACAACACCATATGTTTCCCGGGTTTTAGGAGCAGAAGCAATTGGAACATATGCATATACCAATTCAATTACACAATATTTCATATTATTTGGATGTATTGGATTAAACTTATATGGTCAAAGAGAAATTGCATATCGTCAAAATAATATAGGAGAGAGAAATAGGGTTTTTTGTGAATTGGTTTTCCTTAGAACCGTTACAATTATAATTAGCTTGATTGTATTTTATATTACATTTGCTAGAGAAGGTCAATATGCATACATATTTATTATTCAAATAATGGATATTATCGCTTCCATTTTTGATGTGTCATGGTTTTTTCAGGGAATGGAAGACTTTAAAAAGACAGTGTTAAGAAATTTTTTAGCTAGAATAGTATGCGTTAGTTTAATTTTCATGTTTGTAAAATCTAGTGCTGATTTACCATTATATGTATTGTTTTATTCTATTACTTTACTTTTAGGTAATATATCAATGTGGTTTTATATACCTAAATATATTAAAAGGAATGATGTGAAAAATCTGAATATTCAGAGACATATAAAGCCGGCTGTGATGTTATTTTTACCACAAATTGCGAGTTCACTATATACTTTATTAGATAAAACTATGATTGGGCTTATTACTGATAATAATTCAGAAGTTGCTTATTATGAGCAGTCACAAATTATTATTAAAACAGTCTTAACTTTATTAACATCTTTAAGTACTGCAATGATGCCAAGAATTGCTAATTTATTCGCAACGGATGATATGGAAACGGTAAAAAATTATATGACAATGTCTATAAAATTTATTTTAATGTTCTCTTTTCCATTTGTACTAGGGATCATTGGAATAGCTCCTGGTTTTGTACCATGGTTTTATGGAAATGGATTCGAAAAAGTAATTCCTAATCTTATGCTAATTTCTCCAATAATAATTTTTATTGGGTTAAGTGCAGTTACTGGGACACAATATTTATTAGCATTAGGGAGGCAGAGAGAGTATACATTTTCAATAATAGCTGCAGCAATTATTAATTTGATTTTAAATCTTATTTTGATTCCTCAGTTCAGTTCTTTAGGAGCGGCTATTGCGACAAGTTTTGCTGAACTTGTTGCATTGTTAACCCAAATATGGTTTATTAGAAAGGACTTTAATATTTTTTCTATACTAAAGCAAGGGTTTAGATACTTGGTTTTCAGTTTAATAATGTTTGTAGTTGTTTTTGGTATTTCTAATTTTTTAAGTATGTCAATTGTGAGTACATTAATTGAAATTTTTGTGGGTGGTATCATATATTTATTATTACTTATTATTGCTAAAGATACTATTTTTAATGGAGTTAGAGCTAAATTAGCAGAGAGGAGAAAATAA
- the rfbD gene encoding dTDP-4-dehydrorhamnose reductase — MKLLVTGVKGQLGHDIVNECNNRNIEAVGVDVEEMDITDAGKVAEVIKSGNYNAVIHCAAWTAVDKAEDEVELCTKVNVDGTRNIANICKELDIPMMYFSTDYVFDGQGETEWKEYDERHPLNVYGQTKYEGELIVETLPKHFIVRIAWVFGINGNNFIKTMLRLGKERGAVCVVDDQIGSPTYTYDLSKLVVDMIQTDKYGIYHATNEGLCSWYEFACEIFKQAGMSVEVTPVDSNAFPAKAKRPNNSRMSKAMLDKNGFGRLPTWQDALSRYLKEIDY, encoded by the coding sequence ATGAAATTATTGGTTACAGGCGTTAAAGGTCAATTAGGACATGATATTGTCAATGAATGTAATAACAGAAATATAGAAGCAGTAGGTGTCGATGTAGAGGAAATGGATATTACAGATGCTGGAAAAGTAGCAGAAGTGATCAAGTCTGGTAATTATAATGCAGTAATTCATTGTGCTGCATGGACAGCAGTAGATAAAGCTGAGGATGAAGTAGAATTATGTACTAAAGTAAATGTTGATGGTACAAGAAACATTGCAAATATATGTAAAGAATTAGATATTCCAATGATGTATTTTTCAACTGATTATGTATTTGATGGTCAAGGTGAAACTGAATGGAAGGAATATGATGAAAGACATCCATTAAATGTATATGGTCAAACTAAATATGAAGGCGAACTTATTGTAGAAACGTTACCTAAGCACTTTATTGTAAGGATTGCTTGGGTATTTGGTATTAATGGAAATAACTTCATTAAAACAATGTTGCGACTTGGTAAAGAACGTGGTGCTGTTTGTGTTGTTGACGATCAAATCGGTTCACCAACATATACATATGATTTATCTAAATTAGTTGTTGATATGATTCAAACTGATAAATATGGAATATACCATGCTACTAATGAAGGGTTATGTTCTTGGTATGAATTTGCGTGTGAAATCTTTAAACAAGCAGGTATGAGTGTAGAAGTAACACCAGTTGATTCTAATGCTTTTCCTGCAAAAGCCAAGAGGCCAAATAACAGTAGAATGTCTAAGGCTATGCTAGATAAAAATGGATTTGGACGTTTACCAACATGGCAAGATGCATTGAGTAGATATTTAAAAGAAATTGATTATTAA
- a CDS encoding DUF2142 domain-containing protein, which yields MKHAKIHRINNMNKKLSDSFIKNNKTITITIIIITVFFYFTTLWSIDGLIGFKIIVLGCVMSVLLLGVKEILQKNSRIEKLFIICVIPIGLIYTLLIPPGIVPDEWAHMQNEFSLSSQLLGKEIDGKVTMRESELNFLSKQVINPAKGYYDFIYNNIISTDNSAYIHTEIDSFGITQLFAYFPAVLGITFARILHFGVVTTVYFGRLFNFIFYILLTYLSIKKIPFGKLLMFTITMLPMTCQQMFSLSYDTVVNSSAFICIAYGMFFVYQAKEIQFIDILIYGFSGLILLANKGSAYAFILVIPILAKYFNPGGDRIAKKTKIVIFLIVVICILILNYHSFTNNNQVTAIESVSSAGIVPWAGTPSYTLNAIIGDIPATFSLFLNTFLQKGMWYINTAIGSELGWLNILMPNWIINIWGIILIISTFSEKSNNDVFTHEHKILYFFIAVTIILIVMLAMALAWTPNGYSTIEGVQGRYFIPIIFLLLICFQNSKLYMNERITKVVLMIIVILPILTIGNLILLVL from the coding sequence ATGAAACACGCTAAAATCCACCGTATTAATAATATGAATAAGAAATTAAGTGATAGTTTTATAAAGAACAATAAAACTATCACTATTACAATTATAATAATAACTGTATTTTTTTATTTTACTACGCTATGGTCAATAGATGGCCTAATAGGGTTTAAAATTATAGTATTAGGATGTGTTATGAGTGTTCTTTTGTTAGGGGTTAAAGAAATATTACAAAAGAATAGTAGAATTGAAAAATTATTTATAATTTGTGTAATACCGATAGGCTTGATTTATACATTATTAATTCCTCCAGGGATAGTCCCAGATGAATGGGCACATATGCAAAATGAGTTTTCTTTATCTAGTCAATTGCTAGGTAAAGAAATTGATGGGAAAGTTACAATGAGAGAATCGGAATTAAATTTTCTTTCAAAACAAGTGATTAATCCAGCCAAGGGATACTATGATTTTATTTATAATAACATAATTTCAACGGATAATAGTGCGTATATTCATACAGAAATTGACTCTTTTGGAATAACTCAATTATTTGCATATTTTCCAGCTGTTTTAGGAATTACTTTTGCGAGAATATTGCATTTTGGTGTTGTGACAACCGTTTACTTTGGGAGATTATTCAATTTTATATTTTACATACTGCTGACCTATCTATCAATAAAAAAAATACCCTTTGGGAAATTATTAATGTTCACAATCACTATGTTGCCAATGACTTGTCAACAAATGTTTAGTTTATCTTATGATACAGTAGTTAATTCATCAGCATTTATATGTATAGCGTATGGTATGTTTTTTGTATATCAAGCAAAAGAAATTCAATTTATAGATATACTAATATATGGATTTTCTGGATTAATTCTACTAGCAAATAAAGGCTCAGCATATGCTTTTATATTAGTTATTCCTATTCTCGCAAAATACTTTAATCCTGGTGGAGATAGGATAGCCAAAAAGACAAAAATAGTTATTTTTTTAATAGTAGTGATATGCATCTTGATACTAAACTATCACTCATTTACAAATAATAATCAAGTTACTGCAATTGAATCGGTTTCTAGTGCAGGAATTGTTCCGTGGGCTGGAACGCCATCATATACGTTAAATGCAATAATTGGGGATATCCCTGCAACTTTTTCTCTATTTTTGAATACATTTCTTCAAAAAGGGATGTGGTATATCAATACTGCCATTGGAAGTGAGTTGGGTTGGCTAAATATTTTAATGCCAAATTGGATAATTAATATTTGGGGAATAATATTAATTATTAGCACATTTTCTGAAAAATCAAATAATGATGTATTTACCCACGAACATAAGATACTTTATTTTTTCATTGCTGTGACAATAATTTTAATTGTAATGCTAGCTATGGCATTAGCTTGGACACCAAATGGGTATAGTACGATTGAAGGTGTGCAAGGGAGATATTTTATACCGATTATTTTTTTATTACTAATCTGTTTTCAAAATAGTAAACTATACATGAACGAACGTATTACTAAAGTTGTATTAATGATTATTGTTATTTTACCTATTCTTACTATAGGAAATTTAATATTACTAGTATTGTAG
- a CDS encoding LTA synthase family protein: MKKIKTIEKKYIVGVVLIFLGCLIVTSIIWGNRTFSVKTLNQIIFHLKVPMEGTDNGIYLDWFIWAVPISIVAGSLIVALIFNIHRLCKRNNEKISQSIKKHFIKGGILCIIISLIFAIYNYDIYGYINNVVQETDIYEKYYVDPSTAKISFNNGKRNIIHLYLESVENTYANTTFGGAEEINYIPELSQLAKNNINFSNNDNIGGSRTIDGTQWTIASQVSQNMGIPLKLSIKSQKYDNDTAFLPGGYSLGEVLEANGYINEFMCGSDANFGGTSNFYKQHGNYIIRDYNSFKENQEIPEDYFVFWGIEDAKLFEFAKKDITKLASGEKPFNMEITTIDTHTPDGYLCDQCKNTHKNQYANVIECQSKQINDFINWCKTQEWYENTTIVITGDHNSMSEKFFVGIDTDYVRTPYNCFINSVVEPVNNKNRLFSTIDMYPTMLVAMGASIEGNRLGLGTNLFSDKKTIMEEIGFNELNNEVQKTSRFYDYTILGLEK; this comes from the coding sequence ATGAAAAAAATAAAAACAATAGAAAAAAAGTATATAGTAGGCGTTGTTCTAATTTTTTTAGGCTGTCTAATTGTAACATCAATAATATGGGGCAATCGTACTTTTTCAGTAAAAACATTAAATCAGATTATATTTCATTTAAAAGTTCCTATGGAAGGCACAGACAATGGAATTTATTTAGACTGGTTCATTTGGGCGGTACCTATTAGTATTGTTGCAGGATCATTAATAGTTGCTCTTATTTTTAATATTCATAGATTATGTAAGCGAAATAATGAAAAAATATCTCAGTCAATAAAAAAACATTTTATCAAAGGAGGTATTTTATGTATAATAATTTCTTTAATCTTTGCAATTTATAATTATGATATATATGGCTATATTAATAACGTAGTACAGGAAACAGATATATATGAAAAATATTATGTTGATCCAAGCACTGCTAAAATTAGCTTTAATAATGGCAAGCGTAATATTATTCATTTATATTTAGAATCAGTGGAGAATACATATGCCAATACTACCTTTGGTGGTGCAGAGGAAATTAACTATATACCTGAGCTGTCACAATTAGCAAAAAATAATATTAATTTTTCTAACAATGACAACATTGGAGGAAGTAGAACTATTGATGGAACTCAATGGACTATTGCCTCTCAAGTATCGCAAAATATGGGTATTCCTTTAAAATTATCAATAAAAAGTCAAAAGTATGATAATGATACAGCTTTTTTGCCTGGTGGGTATTCATTAGGTGAAGTATTGGAAGCGAACGGATATATAAATGAATTCATGTGTGGTTCTGATGCAAACTTTGGTGGAACTTCAAATTTCTATAAACAACATGGCAATTATATAATCAGAGACTATAATAGTTTTAAGGAAAACCAAGAAATACCAGAAGATTATTTCGTTTTTTGGGGTATTGAAGATGCTAAACTATTTGAGTTTGCTAAAAAAGATATTACTAAGTTAGCGAGTGGAGAAAAACCATTTAATATGGAAATTACAACTATTGATACTCATACACCAGATGGCTATTTATGTGATCAATGTAAAAATACTCACAAAAATCAATATGCCAATGTGATTGAATGCCAGTCAAAACAAATTAATGACTTTATTAATTGGTGTAAAACGCAAGAATGGTATGAAAATACAACAATAGTGATTACTGGTGATCATAATAGCATGTCAGAAAAGTTTTTTGTGGGAATTGATACTGATTATGTTAGAACACCATATAATTGCTTTATTAACAGTGTTGTAGAACCTGTCAATAATAAGAATAGATTATTCAGCACAATTGATATGTATCCAACAATGTTAGTGGCGATGGGGGCAAGTATTGAAGGAAATAGATTGGGATTAGGAACTAATTTATTTTCTGATAAAAAAACAATAATGGAAGAGATAGGGTTTAATGAACTGAATAATGAAGTTCAAAAAACGTCTCGATTTTATGACTACACTATATTAG